From a region of the Apium graveolens cultivar Ventura unplaced genomic scaffold, ASM990537v1 ctg8897, whole genome shotgun sequence genome:
- the LOC141705482 gene encoding uncharacterized protein LOC141705482, translated as MVHNRSQVKCFNCAAYSHFANECRKVRKNRQQRGEANLAQVNDEEPALLMAMCDNVKQDVTVVIEVKTTNTFKERDDNIWYLDNGASNHMTGRREKFEKLDKIVKGEVKFGDDSLVRIEGKGSIRIMCKNGETRVLHGVYIPTLRSNIISLGQLSEEGNRVVMNGENLWVYDSCGRLLIQVQRSVNRLYKIHIQEAEHYCLLTKSEEEIWLWHK; from the coding sequence ATGGTTCATAACAGGAGCCAAGTAAAGTGTTTTAATTGTGCTGCCTACAGTCACTTTGCAAACGAGTGCCGCAAGGTAAGAAAAAATAGACAACAAAGAGGAGAGGCAAACTTGGCTCAGGTAAATGATGAAGAACCCGCACTCTTGATGGCTATGTGCGATAATGTTAAGCAGGATGTGACTGTTGTTATTGAAGTGAAAACCACAAATACCTTTAAGGAGAGAGATGACAATATATGGTATCTTGACAACGGGGCCAGCAATCATATGACAGGCCGTCGAGAGAAGTTCGAAAAGCTTGACAAAATAGTGAAAGGGGAGGTAAAGTTTGGTGATGACTCCTTGGTGAGAATTGAAGGGAAAGGTTCAATCAGGATTATGTGCAAGAATGGGGAAACCAGAGTCTTACATGGAGTCTATATACCCACACTTCGAAGCAATATCATAAGTCTGGGCCAATTATCGGAAGAAGGAAATCGAGTAGTCATGAATGGGGAAAATTTGTGGGTTTATGACAGCTGTGGAAGATTGCTTATACAAGTCCAAAGATCTGTAAATCGACTTTATAAGATTCATATTCAAGAAGCAGAGCATTATTGTCTGTTAACGAAGAGTGAAGAGGAAATATGGTTATGGCACAAATGA